A genomic region of Photobacterium swingsii contains the following coding sequences:
- the flgF gene encoding flagellar basal-body rod protein FlgF: MDKLLFTAMSGASRVMMAQQVHANNLANVNTTGFRTDIEQADSVKVKGQGYDTRALVAARAGGTDFSEGAMQHTDNPLDVSIRGAGFFAVEAGENDEAYTRAGNFTLSPDGQLMLGKRPVMGTGGAITIPEYEQLSIGSDGTISVVPQGGGLIQEVGQLKLVKPENNQLRKGEDGLFRVIGGGGQADADDTVTVASGYLESSNVNAIDALVNNISLARNFELQVKMMKTAEQLATAGNRLVRGS, from the coding sequence ATGGATAAATTATTGTTCACTGCAATGTCGGGTGCTAGCCGCGTCATGATGGCGCAGCAGGTACACGCGAATAACCTCGCTAACGTGAATACCACGGGGTTTCGTACCGATATCGAACAGGCCGATAGCGTCAAAGTAAAAGGCCAAGGCTACGATACGCGCGCCTTAGTGGCTGCGCGTGCGGGGGGAACTGATTTCTCTGAAGGCGCAATGCAGCACACGGATAACCCGTTAGATGTATCCATTCGCGGTGCGGGCTTCTTTGCTGTTGAAGCCGGTGAAAATGACGAAGCCTACACCCGTGCGGGTAACTTCACGTTAAGCCCTGATGGTCAACTAATGCTGGGCAAGCGACCTGTGATGGGAACGGGTGGCGCGATCACTATTCCTGAATACGAACAGTTAAGCATTGGTTCTGATGGCACCATTTCTGTGGTGCCTCAGGGCGGTGGTTTAATTCAGGAAGTGGGTCAGCTCAAGTTAGTGAAGCCTGAGAATAACCAACTGCGAAAAGGTGAAGACGGTTTGTTTCGCGTGATTGGCGGTGGTGGTCAGGCGGATGCTGACGACACAGTGACTGTGGCATCGGGTTACCTTGAAAGCAGTAACGTTAATGCCATCGATGCATTAGTGAATAACATTTCCCTTGCTCGTAATTTCGAACTGCAAGTCAAAATGATGAAAACCGCCGAGCAACTGGCGACAGCGGGTAACCGCTTAGTACGCGGTAGTTAA
- the flgA gene encoding flagellar basal body P-ring formation chaperone FlgA, producing the protein MPYTNNCRSTLNKRKYDFRAEIRHLSLVLSLLIFESTFSHAAVAGKPVMAEKDHQQIRSYLYREVARFAGSIGSNDFRFDLDKTALPTCNSPLNISRHQGRSPTGKVTLTIECQHPKYWKSRIKADVRVYQKIVVAKNTIERDQVLTANDFKRRRTDISYVRQGYFTSIAELTNQVSKRRITVGKIISPRMVEFANWVERHQEVMIEAKMGKMTARMKGIALESGSKGEEIKVKNSSSHKTILATVIGPKKVQTLF; encoded by the coding sequence ATGCCTTACACAAATAATTGCCGTTCAACACTCAATAAGCGGAAGTATGACTTCCGAGCGGAAATCCGCCACTTGTCACTTGTGCTCAGCCTGTTGATATTTGAAAGTACATTCAGTCATGCTGCGGTTGCGGGTAAGCCCGTCATGGCAGAAAAAGATCATCAACAGATCCGTAGTTATTTATATCGTGAGGTGGCACGTTTTGCGGGGAGCATTGGTAGTAATGACTTTCGCTTCGACCTTGATAAGACGGCCTTACCTACGTGTAATAGCCCCTTGAACATTAGTCGTCATCAAGGGCGTTCTCCGACGGGAAAAGTCACCCTAACCATTGAATGCCAACACCCTAAATACTGGAAATCACGCATAAAAGCAGACGTACGGGTTTATCAGAAAATAGTGGTGGCAAAAAACACCATAGAGCGCGACCAAGTCTTAACCGCCAATGATTTCAAACGGCGCCGCACTGATATTTCTTATGTCCGTCAGGGATATTTCACCTCTATTGCAGAATTAACCAATCAAGTCAGCAAACGGCGGATTACGGTGGGAAAAATTATCAGTCCACGTATGGTAGAATTTGCCAACTGGGTCGAACGTCACCAAGAAGTGATGATCGAGGCAAAGATGGGCAAGATGACAGCCAGAATGAAAGGGATTGCGCTAGAATCCGGCAGTAAAGGTGAGGAAATTAAAGTAAAAAATAGCTCTTCACATAAGACGATTCTGGCCACTGTGATTGGCCCTAAAAAGGTACAAACTCTGTTTTAA
- the flgC gene encoding flagellar basal body rod protein FlgC, whose amino-acid sequence MSFSSIYDIAGSAMTAQSVRLNTVASNLANADVVSGSEQDGYRAKRPVFSSVMVDMNDPNAGTRVRIDDVIESDEPLRRRYEPNHPEANKEGYVFHSTVNVVEEMADMMAASRSFETNVDVMSRARSMQQSILRLGQTS is encoded by the coding sequence ATGTCTTTTTCCTCTATTTATGACATTGCAGGTTCTGCAATGACAGCGCAAAGCGTTCGTTTAAATACGGTCGCTAGTAACCTTGCGAATGCCGACGTGGTATCTGGTTCCGAGCAGGATGGTTACCGTGCTAAGCGCCCCGTTTTTTCTTCTGTGATGGTGGATATGAACGATCCTAATGCCGGTACACGTGTGCGGATTGATGATGTCATTGAAAGTGATGAACCATTACGTCGTCGCTACGAGCCTAATCACCCTGAAGCGAACAAAGAAGGCTATGTATTTCATTCAACCGTGAATGTGGTTGAAGAAATGGCAGACATGATGGCTGCATCGCGCAGCTTTGAAACTAACGTTGACGTAATGAGTCGAGCGCGCAGCATGCAGCAGAGCATCCTTCGCCTAGGTCAAACGAGCTAA
- a CDS encoding flagellar hook assembly protein FlgD — protein sequence MSLPQINTAGQYNRTTTQANAEPQVTSNGQKDMTPTSNEFLTMMVAQVQNQNPLNPTDGTEYLTQLGMMSAVSSLEGVKQGMMNMNIGMTNLEMLQATNLVGKKVLMDVKNGLDISEGQTLNGRVQFDKPVDSATVIVYDDKGKEVDKIKLGAQGKGMAEFEIDGDELGKGTYSFKVVAESGDQAWDQNIMIAAEVESVNIPANGGAVLLSLAGVGKMSMFDMREITA from the coding sequence ATGAGCTTACCGCAAATTAATACGGCAGGTCAGTACAACCGTACGACGACACAAGCGAATGCTGAGCCACAAGTGACCAGTAATGGTCAAAAAGACATGACGCCAACCAGCAATGAGTTTTTAACCATGATGGTGGCGCAGGTACAAAATCAGAACCCGCTAAACCCAACGGATGGTACAGAGTACTTGACGCAATTGGGCATGATGTCAGCCGTTTCCAGTTTGGAAGGGGTGAAGCAAGGCATGATGAACATGAACATTGGTATGACTAACTTGGAAATGCTGCAAGCGACCAACCTTGTTGGCAAAAAAGTGCTGATGGATGTGAAAAACGGTTTGGATATTAGCGAAGGTCAAACCCTGAATGGTCGTGTTCAGTTTGATAAGCCGGTCGATAGTGCAACCGTGATTGTTTACGACGACAAAGGCAAAGAAGTCGACAAGATCAAATTGGGTGCACAAGGCAAAGGCATGGCTGAGTTTGAAATTGACGGTGATGAGCTGGGTAAGGGCACTTACTCGTTCAAAGTGGTTGCTGAGAGTGGCGATCAGGCTTGGGATCAAAACATCATGATTGCTGCCGAAGTGGAATCGGTCAACATCCCTGCCAATGGCGGTGCGGTGTTATTAAGTCTTGCGGGCGTGGGCAAAATGTCGATGTTCGATATGCGTGAAATTACGGCGTAA
- the fliG gene encoding flagellar motor switch protein FliG, which translates to MQTNDNNQGIEQAAILLLSMGEEAAANVLQQLDREQVRQLSIAMASIPAVKKDQAEGVFQRFFQDFKRESGISGASRSYLERTLNKALGQSLSQPLLDAIYGDSLKHNLQRLQWLEPAKLAELISGEHPQMQAVFLAYLEPDVATGLLAKLPQDNLDELLYRLANLKEIHPDMMQEVHVLLEKFLAQVGQQNSTLIDGTQKAGDIINRLQGDQSQRVMTGLKEIDPELVAQLESQMYNFSILVRQTEDTLERLVEEVDQDLLATALKGADEELLDKVFATMPKRAAQYLREAMEGKGRVRVSAVEEARNQLVSTLRQLADAGEIELQLFSEPVVE; encoded by the coding sequence ATGCAGACAAATGATAACAACCAAGGCATCGAACAGGCCGCAATTTTATTGCTAAGCATGGGGGAGGAAGCTGCCGCTAACGTGTTGCAGCAACTCGATCGTGAGCAAGTGCGCCAATTATCGATTGCCATGGCCAGTATTCCAGCCGTAAAAAAAGATCAAGCGGAAGGCGTGTTTCAGCGCTTCTTCCAAGACTTTAAACGTGAGTCTGGGATCTCAGGGGCATCACGTAGTTACTTAGAGCGCACGCTCAATAAAGCGCTGGGGCAATCATTGTCACAGCCGCTACTTGATGCAATTTACGGTGATTCACTCAAGCATAACTTACAGCGTTTGCAGTGGCTTGAGCCAGCCAAGTTAGCTGAACTTATCTCGGGTGAGCACCCGCAGATGCAGGCAGTATTCTTGGCTTATCTTGAACCTGATGTGGCGACAGGGTTGTTGGCGAAACTGCCACAAGACAACCTCGATGAATTGTTGTATCGCTTAGCAAACCTAAAAGAAATCCACCCAGACATGATGCAAGAAGTGCACGTGCTACTGGAGAAGTTCTTGGCGCAAGTTGGTCAGCAAAATAGCACCTTGATTGATGGTACTCAAAAAGCGGGTGACATCATTAATCGCTTGCAGGGTGATCAGAGCCAGAGAGTGATGACAGGGTTAAAAGAGATTGACCCAGAGTTAGTCGCACAACTTGAATCGCAAATGTACAACTTCAGCATTTTGGTGCGCCAAACCGAAGACACCTTGGAGCGCTTGGTGGAAGAGGTCGATCAAGACTTACTGGCAACTGCGCTTAAGGGTGCTGACGAAGAATTGCTGGATAAAGTATTCGCCACTATGCCAAAACGTGCCGCGCAGTATCTACGCGAAGCGATGGAAGGTAAAGGTCGAGTGCGTGTAAGTGCGGTTGAAGAGGCTCGTAATCAATTAGTTTCGACGCTACGCCAGTTGGCAGATGCAGGCGAGATTGAATTGCAGCTCTTTAGTGAGCCCGTGGTGGAATAG
- the fliH gene encoding flagellar assembly protein FliH, with translation MKKNQPSNVLHPQLGQYRPYHFPPLMQPEEDDLFGDETTGSYQDEFHNGFQDGQQKGHEQGYQEGVAQGLQAGHEQGLEQGRQQGVREGVAQVQQQMGSTAASVDHLMQQIQQVFQQHVRQQSEMICDLVQKVARQVIRAELTLKPGQMVHLIEETLAQMPEQKPDLVIYLNPQDCQRLVELVPEQVATWTLQPDDSLAIGSCRVTSSESEAFADSEERLETCMDSIRDSLLSDA, from the coding sequence ATGAAAAAGAATCAGCCGAGTAATGTATTGCATCCTCAGCTTGGTCAGTATCGCCCTTATCACTTTCCGCCGTTGATGCAGCCTGAAGAAGATGATTTATTTGGTGATGAAACCACAGGTTCATACCAAGATGAATTTCATAATGGCTTTCAAGATGGTCAACAGAAAGGCCATGAGCAGGGATACCAAGAAGGCGTAGCCCAAGGGTTACAAGCGGGTCATGAGCAAGGGCTTGAACAAGGTCGTCAGCAGGGGGTACGAGAAGGTGTCGCTCAAGTCCAACAGCAAATGGGCAGTACCGCGGCTTCTGTTGATCACCTGATGCAGCAGATCCAGCAAGTGTTCCAGCAACATGTTCGCCAACAAAGTGAAATGATTTGCGACCTAGTACAGAAAGTCGCACGCCAAGTGATCCGTGCCGAGTTAACTCTCAAACCGGGCCAAATGGTGCATTTGATTGAAGAAACGCTCGCACAAATGCCAGAGCAAAAACCGGATTTAGTGATTTACTTGAATCCGCAAGATTGCCAGCGTTTAGTGGAATTGGTGCCAGAGCAAGTGGCAACATGGACCTTACAGCCTGACGACAGTTTAGCGATTGGTAGCTGTCGTGTAACCAGCAGTGAATCTGAAGCCTTTGCCGATAGTGAAGAGCGATTAGAAACCTGCATGGATTCGATTCGAGATAGTTTACTCAGCGATGCGTGA
- the flgB gene encoding flagellar basal body rod protein FlgB, with protein MAINFEDALGVHPNTLQFRTQRAKVLASNLANTDTPNFKARDISFEDAMNQVASEARTKHLGRRRTQQSHELLYRNPQQPAQDGNTVELGVEQAKFAGNAMDLETSLTFLNMKIRGLKQAINGQ; from the coding sequence ATGGCAATCAACTTTGAAGATGCATTGGGGGTACACCCTAATACATTGCAGTTCCGAACACAACGCGCAAAGGTGTTGGCGAGTAACTTGGCTAATACCGATACGCCCAATTTTAAAGCGCGTGATATCAGTTTTGAAGATGCAATGAATCAAGTCGCGAGTGAAGCCCGCACTAAGCATCTAGGCCGTCGTAGAACACAGCAATCACATGAACTGCTGTATCGCAACCCACAGCAGCCAGCACAAGATGGCAACACAGTTGAATTGGGCGTTGAGCAAGCCAAATTTGCGGGCAACGCAATGGATCTTGAAACCAGCTTAACTTTTTTGAACATGAAAATTCGCGGTCTGAAGCAGGCCATTAACGGACAATAA
- a CDS encoding flagellar FliJ family protein: MRRVKMLQHWREQQQRQFDAIQQEFGQVNSQHQAHQQRLELLESLSGQYCIEGGQQASALMLKGIGRFRYQLDNLTNLQRHELAMSEVELRTTNERLVQQHCQVRMGEKIIEKRQNQIALKQERQQQKILDELSANKFYRQRIT, translated from the coding sequence ATGCGACGAGTGAAAATGCTGCAACATTGGCGTGAACAGCAACAGCGCCAGTTTGATGCTATTCAGCAAGAATTTGGTCAGGTCAATAGTCAGCATCAAGCGCATCAACAGCGATTGGAATTGCTGGAAAGTTTATCTGGGCAGTATTGTATTGAAGGGGGGCAGCAAGCATCGGCTTTGATGTTAAAGGGGATTGGACGTTTTCGTTATCAGCTGGATAATTTAACGAATTTGCAGCGCCATGAATTAGCGATGTCTGAGGTTGAATTGCGTACCACCAATGAACGCTTGGTGCAGCAGCACTGCCAAGTACGAATGGGTGAGAAAATTATTGAAAAACGCCAGAATCAAATAGCCCTCAAGCAAGAGCGTCAGCAGCAAAAGATCCTTGATGAATTGTCAGCGAATAAGTTTTACCGTCAGCGCATCACCTGA
- the flgE gene encoding flagellar hook protein FlgE, which yields MSISVGLSGLRATSEQMNSISHNIANVGTVGFKSSRTEFQDVYAPQFGGGEMNGVEVAQVRQSFTSGGTTSTGRNSDLAINGEGFFMVQNNGQQMFTRNGVFNLDTEGYMVSGDGHRLQGYGVTESGQIQTGTVTDLRVDTGDMAAKTTTKVHQGLNLDANAAIVTNSADDKFDPEDPSTFTSSVTSTVYDSLGSEHQVTQYYVKTASNEWKVHYALDGDVLKGQTNTMGFDSDGKLSTVNGAPAMDNSTTPPTMKIDTLSVDLAFKNGAAKQSVGMTLADTTQYGSEFSINKNAPDGHAPGQIAGWYFEGDGTVYARYSNGQTKAQGQVLMARFPNQEGLQQAGGTRWTQSFASGAPLLGTPGTGQMGALRTGMYENSNVNLTNEMVSLMSAQSNYQANAKTIKVSQEMTQILFQNL from the coding sequence ATGTCAATCAGTGTTGGCCTAAGTGGCTTGCGAGCAACATCCGAACAGATGAACTCAATCAGCCACAATATTGCAAACGTCGGTACCGTGGGTTTCAAATCATCCCGTACTGAATTTCAAGATGTTTATGCACCCCAGTTTGGCGGCGGTGAAATGAACGGTGTTGAAGTAGCGCAAGTGCGTCAAAGCTTCACTTCGGGCGGTACGACAAGTACGGGCCGTAATAGTGACTTGGCGATCAACGGTGAAGGCTTCTTCATGGTGCAAAACAATGGCCAGCAAATGTTTACGCGTAACGGTGTATTCAACCTAGATACTGAGGGTTACATGGTATCGGGTGATGGTCACCGCCTACAGGGGTATGGTGTGACAGAGTCAGGTCAAATTCAAACGGGTACTGTGACGGATCTGCGCGTTGACACCGGTGACATGGCGGCGAAAACCACCACTAAAGTTCACCAAGGTCTTAACCTTGATGCTAATGCTGCCATCGTGACGAATTCTGCTGATGATAAATTCGATCCAGAAGACCCATCAACTTTTACCTCGAGTGTTACCTCTACCGTTTATGACTCATTGGGTAGTGAGCACCAAGTGACTCAGTACTACGTAAAAACCGCCAGTAATGAATGGAAAGTACATTACGCATTAGATGGTGACGTGCTGAAAGGCCAGACCAACACCATGGGCTTTGATAGCGACGGTAAACTTAGCACTGTCAATGGTGCTCCAGCGATGGATAACTCAACCACACCTCCAACGATGAAAATCGATACCTTGTCGGTTGATCTTGCGTTTAAGAATGGTGCCGCTAAACAAAGCGTTGGTATGACACTGGCTGATACGACTCAATACGGTAGCGAATTCTCAATCAATAAAAATGCGCCAGACGGTCATGCGCCTGGTCAAATTGCGGGTTGGTACTTTGAAGGTGATGGCACTGTGTATGCTCGTTATTCAAATGGTCAAACCAAAGCACAAGGCCAAGTGCTTATGGCGCGCTTCCCGAACCAAGAAGGCCTACAACAGGCGGGTGGTACGCGCTGGACACAAAGTTTTGCGTCAGGTGCGCCATTACTGGGCACACCAGGTACAGGTCAAATGGGCGCGCTTCGTACCGGCATGTACGAGAACTCTAACGTTAACCTGACCAATGAGATGGTGTCTTTGATGTCAGCGCAAAGCAACTACCAAGCGAATGCGAAGACCATCAAAGTGTCGCAAGAAATGACTCAAATCCTGTTCCAGAACTTATAA
- the flgM gene encoding flagellar biosynthesis anti-sigma factor FlgM, which translates to MIGKIHNSMSLPVNAENRPTAGKTAMTATTKQVELSSEVQSLQSAKADLQHTNDVDMDKVAKMKQLLQSGQASVDLDQLAGTMVDYYQGNQ; encoded by the coding sequence ATGATTGGAAAAATTCACAACTCAATGTCATTACCTGTAAATGCTGAAAACCGCCCAACAGCGGGTAAAACAGCCATGACAGCGACGACAAAACAAGTTGAATTAAGCAGTGAAGTGCAGTCACTACAAAGTGCGAAAGCCGATCTCCAACACACTAATGATGTGGATATGGATAAAGTGGCAAAAATGAAGCAACTACTGCAGTCAGGTCAAGCATCGGTCGATCTTGATCAGTTGGCAGGCACTATGGTTGATTATTACCAAGGTAATCAATAA
- the flgG gene encoding flagellar basal-body rod protein FlgG, whose protein sequence is MHPALWVSKTGLAAQDTQMQVISNNLANVNTVGFKQDRAVFEDLFYQMKKQPGSMVDQQNEAPGGLQLGNGVRTVGTQKLMKTGSYQNTQEATDLAIMGAGFFQVELSDGTTAYTRNGQFHRNSEGALVNAAGLPMIPNIEIPENATGMSVGTDGMVSIKVQGEPEPQEIGQITLANFTNPSGLEAMGGNLFRESGASGAPIEGVGGEDGIGAISQFTLEGSNVSVVEEMVNMITTQRAYEMNAKVVSSADQMLKFVSQSM, encoded by the coding sequence ATGCATCCAGCACTTTGGGTGAGTAAAACAGGCCTTGCGGCACAAGATACACAAATGCAGGTTATTTCAAATAACCTTGCCAACGTGAATACCGTCGGCTTTAAACAAGATCGTGCTGTCTTTGAAGATTTGTTCTATCAAATGAAAAAGCAACCAGGCTCTATGGTTGATCAGCAAAATGAAGCGCCGGGTGGTTTACAGTTGGGTAACGGTGTTCGCACTGTTGGTACCCAAAAGCTAATGAAAACGGGTAGTTACCAAAATACGCAAGAAGCGACTGACCTTGCGATTATGGGCGCAGGCTTCTTTCAAGTGGAGCTAAGCGACGGTACTACCGCCTATACCCGTAACGGTCAATTTCACCGTAACTCGGAAGGTGCATTGGTGAATGCTGCGGGCTTGCCAATGATCCCGAACATCGAAATCCCTGAAAATGCGACAGGCATGAGCGTGGGCACTGATGGCATGGTGTCGATTAAAGTACAAGGTGAGCCTGAGCCGCAAGAAATCGGTCAAATTACCTTGGCAAACTTCACCAACCCATCGGGTCTTGAAGCCATGGGCGGTAACTTATTCCGTGAAAGCGGCGCATCAGGTGCACCGATTGAAGGTGTGGGTGGTGAAGACGGCATTGGTGCTATTAGCCAATTCACATTAGAAGGCTCTAACGTGAGTGTGGTGGAAGAAATGGTGAACATGATCACGACCCAGCGCGCTTACGAAATGAATGCCAAAGTGGTCTCAAGTGCAGACCAAATGCTGAAGTTTGTTAGCCAATCAATGTAA
- a CDS encoding flagellar protein FlgN produces MSDNSSMVKTLLNELNQDVAHYQELVAQLKQQHVLLVNRDNQALIGHNQQLQSLMALLNQHATNRHTILTRLGVTANNEGMQKLLSKLPQQVQQKGMMLWQKLYDLTLTCQELNNTNGRLLAQQKQLIDRLLKPEQQYCYGPGE; encoded by the coding sequence ATGAGCGACAACAGTAGCATGGTGAAAACCTTGCTCAATGAACTCAATCAAGATGTAGCCCACTATCAAGAGTTAGTTGCTCAACTGAAGCAACAACATGTCTTGCTAGTGAATCGTGACAACCAAGCACTGATTGGTCACAACCAGCAGCTACAGTCTTTGATGGCACTATTAAATCAGCATGCGACCAACCGCCATACGATTCTTACACGACTCGGTGTGACGGCAAACAATGAAGGCATGCAGAAACTATTAAGTAAACTGCCTCAGCAAGTGCAGCAAAAAGGCATGATGCTATGGCAAAAGCTGTATGATCTCACGCTAACCTGCCAAGAGCTCAACAACACGAATGGTCGTTTGTTAGCCCAACAAAAGCAGCTCATAGATCGCTTACTCAAGCCTGAGCAACAATATTGCTATGGTCCTGGCGAGTAA
- the fliI gene encoding flagellar protein export ATPase FliI codes for MRDLFQELNARLSSAVEQVPEVPVARTWGRLTRMAGLTLEAVGCRLCTGQRCMIETDHGTLVEAEVVGFDRQASVLMPIRHTTGLRPGSRVLPLHGDSKIDVGYSMLGRVLNGLGEPLDGKGAIHGEQRINLQGETINPLQRLPISTQLDVGVRAINGMLSVGKGQRMGLFAGSGVGKSVLLGMMTRNTTAEITVVGLIGERGREVREFIEHSLGPEGMKNAVVIASPADDPPLMRLRASVLCHRIAEFFRDQGHDVLLLMDSLTRYAQAQREIALAVGEPPATKGYPPSVFSLLPQLVERAGNGATERGSITAFYTVLSEGDDQQDPIADAARAILDGHIVLNRELAEQGHYPAIDIEQSISRAMPQVVSAEQLKQAQQIKQRYARYRQIQDLIALGGYQPGQDPNLDIAVQQYPAICQFLQQGMQERVTLDQTQHAMMQLT; via the coding sequence ATGCGTGATTTATTCCAAGAGCTCAACGCCCGACTAAGCTCTGCGGTAGAGCAGGTACCTGAAGTCCCAGTTGCTCGTACTTGGGGCCGTTTGACTCGTATGGCTGGCTTGACCTTGGAAGCCGTAGGTTGTCGACTCTGTACGGGTCAGCGCTGCATGATTGAAACCGACCATGGCACTTTGGTGGAAGCCGAAGTGGTCGGTTTTGATCGTCAAGCATCCGTCTTAATGCCTATCCGTCATACCACGGGATTACGGCCAGGTAGCCGTGTGTTGCCTTTGCATGGTGACAGTAAAATTGATGTGGGTTACAGCATGTTGGGCCGAGTGCTCAACGGCTTGGGTGAGCCTTTGGACGGCAAAGGCGCTATCCATGGTGAGCAGCGCATAAACCTGCAAGGTGAGACGATTAACCCTTTGCAGCGCCTTCCGATTTCAACCCAGCTAGATGTTGGTGTCCGCGCAATTAACGGTATGTTGAGCGTGGGTAAAGGCCAGCGAATGGGTTTATTTGCGGGTAGTGGTGTGGGTAAAAGTGTGTTGTTAGGCATGATGACACGTAACACCACGGCAGAAATCACCGTGGTGGGACTAATTGGTGAACGTGGCCGTGAGGTGCGCGAGTTCATTGAACACTCCCTTGGCCCTGAAGGGATGAAAAATGCCGTCGTGATCGCTTCACCAGCGGATGATCCACCTTTGATGCGTCTGCGTGCTTCGGTGTTGTGTCACCGTATTGCCGAGTTCTTCCGCGACCAAGGCCATGATGTTTTACTGTTGATGGATTCATTAACACGTTATGCGCAAGCGCAACGTGAAATTGCCTTAGCCGTTGGCGAGCCGCCCGCGACCAAAGGTTATCCGCCTTCGGTGTTCAGTTTGTTACCACAGTTGGTAGAGCGTGCAGGTAATGGCGCAACCGAGCGAGGTTCCATCACCGCCTTCTACACTGTTTTGTCGGAAGGGGATGATCAACAAGATCCGATTGCCGATGCAGCTCGCGCTATTTTGGATGGTCACATTGTCCTGAACCGTGAACTGGCCGAGCAAGGTCACTATCCAGCCATTGATATCGAGCAGTCGATCAGCCGTGCTATGCCGCAAGTGGTAAGCGCTGAACAGTTGAAGCAAGCGCAACAAATTAAGCAGCGTTACGCGCGTTATCGCCAAATTCAAGACTTGATTGCACTGGGGGGTTACCAACCGGGGCAAGATCCTAATCTTGATATTGCGGTACAGCAATACCCAGCAATTTGCCAGTTTCTTCAGCAAGGTATGCAAGAGCGTGTGACGCTAGATCAAACGCAGCATGCCATGATGCAGTTAACCTAA